Proteins encoded in a region of the Acidobacteriota bacterium genome:
- a CDS encoding flippase-like domain-containing protein, with product MIAAGVLTVAGIFLFTYFIYSVGLAEIAENVRRFGFFGFAVILAIYFVRVLIRSLSWKLSVYEPYRLEMRDTVPAVLIGEALSSMIPLGIVISGTAKAVAVRRKVPLVVGLSSVATENLFYSVTTSVFLMLGAFTFLRTFDLDDGWILTIDLLIVGLLAAIALIVLLVLRQWHIASEACEWLYRRGILTRLLEAGRLQVRLFENLIFGYYRRHPSRVIPICLLNAAFHALGVLEVVFILSRITDTGATALNAFLLESVSRLISIVFKLIPFLIGVDEAGAQFVAETVGIGVGIGVTLALIRKGRILFWAMTGLAILISRGLSLRKIFGAMQN from the coding sequence ATGATCGCGGCGGGAGTGCTTACCGTCGCGGGAATCTTCTTGTTCACGTATTTTATCTACTCGGTTGGGCTCGCCGAGATAGCCGAAAATGTTCGCCGCTTTGGGTTTTTCGGTTTTGCCGTCATTCTTGCGATCTATTTCGTCCGGGTTCTCATCCGGTCGCTTTCGTGGAAGCTTTCGGTTTACGAGCCTTACCGGCTTGAGATGCGGGACACGGTGCCGGCGGTGCTGATCGGCGAAGCTCTGAGCAGCATGATCCCGCTCGGCATCGTCATCAGTGGAACGGCCAAGGCCGTCGCGGTCCGGCGGAAAGTGCCGCTGGTCGTCGGGCTTTCATCGGTCGCGACCGAGAATCTTTTCTACAGCGTAACGACGAGCGTCTTCCTGATGCTCGGGGCATTCACGTTTCTACGCACCTTTGACCTCGACGATGGTTGGATACTGACCATCGACCTTCTCATCGTCGGACTGCTCGCCGCGATAGCGCTTATCGTGTTGCTGGTGCTGCGGCAGTGGCACATTGCGAGCGAGGCGTGCGAGTGGCTCTATCGGCGCGGTATTTTGACACGATTGCTCGAGGCCGGGCGGCTTCAGGTTCGCCTCTTCGAAAATCTGATCTTCGGCTATTACCGGCGACACCCGAGCCGGGTCATCCCCATCTGTTTGCTCAACGCCGCGTTTCATGCCCTTGGCGTTTTAGAGGTCGTATTCATCCTTAGCCGCATCACGGACACAGGCGCGACCGCCTTGAATGCTTTTCTGCTCGAATCCGTCAGCCGGTTGATCTCGATCGTTTTTAAGCTGATTCCTTTCCTGATCGGGGTCGATGAGGCCGGGGCACAGTTCGTTGCGGAAACGGTAGGCATCGGCGTCGGCATCGGCGTAACGCTTGCGTTGATCCGGAAAGGCCGAATACTCTTTTGGGCAATGACCGGGCTTGCGATATTGATCAGCAGAGGACTTTCACTGCGAAAAATATTCGGGGCCATGCAGAACTAA
- a CDS encoding M23 family metallopeptidase — protein sequence MFDPLDNMEIRRGLPNNGFGMVRNNGTRPHQGWDLWAPVGTPIKAVEYGVVEFVKPDTGDYGMQVCMSFESPLAPGTLLYAFYAHLSQTYVTKGMVVDGGQVLGLTGKTGNASGFTSIEDEHLHFEIRDSASPGRGLKNRLDPATLFGYDLYTSSDSLPVCELE from the coding sequence ATGTTTGACCCTTTAGACAACATGGAGATCAGGCGGGGCTTACCGAACAATGGCTTCGGCATGGTAAGGAATAATGGTACGCGGCCGCATCAGGGATGGGACCTTTGGGCACCGGTCGGCACGCCGATCAAGGCGGTCGAGTACGGCGTGGTCGAATTTGTGAAGCCCGATACAGGCGATTATGGTATGCAGGTGTGCATGAGTTTTGAGAGCCCGCTCGCCCCCGGAACTCTGCTTTATGCGTTCTATGCGCATCTATCGCAAACCTATGTGACCAAGGGCATGGTCGTCGACGGCGGGCAGGTGCTCGGATTAACGGGCAAGACGGGCAATGCCTCCGGCTTTACGTCGATCGAGGACGAGCACTTACATTTCGAGATCCGCGATTCGGCCTCGCCCGGACGCGGGCTCAAGAACCGACTCGACCCGGCAACATTGTTCGGCTATGACCTTTACACATCATCTGATTCGCTTCCTGTTTGTGAATTGGAATGA